ATATCATCGCCGTCGCTTCGGGCAAGGGTGGGGTGGGTAAATCAACCGTTGCGGTTAACGTGGCGCTCGCCTTTCAGTCCCAAGGCGCGCAGGCCGCGATCCTCGATGCCGATATCTACGGTCCGAGCCAGCCCCGGATGTTGGGCTGCCGCGGGAAACCCGAGACCATCGACGGTAAATCCTTTGAGCCTTTGGTTAGCTATCACGTCCAAGCCATCTCGATCGGCAATCTCATCGACGAAGAGACGCCGATGATCTGGCGCGGCCCGATGGTGACCTCGGCCCTGGAGCAGTTGCTCACCGGTACGAAGTGGCGCAACGTCGATTACTTGGTCGTGGATCTCCCGCCCGGCACGGGCGACATTCAATTGACCTTGTGCCAGAAAATCCCGGTCAGCGGCGCGGTGATCGTCACCACGCCGCAAGACATCGCGCTGCTTGATGCGCGCAAAGCGCTCAAAATGTTCGAGAAGGTCGAGGTGCCGGTGCTCGGCATCGTCGAAAACATGAGTACGCACGTCTGTAGCCAGTGCGGGCACGAGGAGCCCATCTTCGGCCAAGGCGGCGGCGCTTCCATGGCCGCGCAGTACCACGTGGATCTCCTCGGATCCTTGCCGCTCGAGATCGGGATCCGCGAGGGGGTGGACAATGGCCGGCCGACGGTGGCCATGGACCCCGGCTCGCGGGCGGCGCGGATCTTCCACGACCTCGCGCGCAAGATAGCGGCGAAGCTCTCGCTGCGAGCCAAGGACTACTCGGCGCGCTTCCCGAAGATCGTGATCCAGAATACGTAAGGATGTCCATAAAATCGGATCGCTGGATCCGGCGCATGGCCGCAGAGCATGGCATGATCGAACCGTTCGAGCCCGGCCAGGTTCGCGCCAACGGTGACGGCAGGCTCATTTCCTACGGCACCTCGAGCTACGGCTATGATATCCGCTGCGCCAACGAGTTTAAGATCTTCACCAACATCAATACCACCATCGTCGATCCCAAGAATTTCGATCCGCAGAGCTTCGTTGATGTGGCGGCGAGCGTATGCATCATCCCGCCGAACTCCTTCGCGCTCGCGCGCACCGTCGAGTACTTCCGTATCCCGCGCAATGTGCTCACCATCTGTCTCGGGAAGTCGACCTATGCCCGCTGCGGAATCATCGTCAACGTCACCCCCTTGGAGCCCGAATGGGAAGGGCATGTGACCTTGGAGTTTTCGAACACCACGCCCTTGCCCGCGAAGATCTATGCAAATGAGGGCGTCGCGCAGGTGATCTTTATCGAATCGGATGATCCCTGCGAGACCTCTTATCGAGACCGCCGAGGAAAGTACCAGGGGCAGCGCGGCGTTACCTTGCCTAAGACCTGAAAGAAGTTAGGGATCCGTGAAAGAGACCGTTGCGCTGAAACGAGACAAAATCGTGACACTCCTCGATGGCGACGCCCCGCGCGAGCGGGTGCTCGTCAAGGGGTGGGTCAGGACCCGCCGGGATTCCAAGGATTTTTCCTTTTTCGAGATCAACGATGGGTCGTGTCTCAGAAACATCCAGGTCATCGTGGACGCCGGAATCGGCAACTATTCTGAAGCAAAGGATCTCGGCACCGGCGCGGCGATTGCGGTCGAAGGCAAGCTGGTTGCCTCTCCGGGGAGCGGGCAGCAGTGGGAGATCCAAGCCGATAGGATCACGGTCATCGGGACCTGTCCCGCGGATTACCCGCTGCAGAAGAAGCGGCATTCCGACGAATTCTTGCGCACCATCGCCCACCTGCGGCCGCGCACCAATAAATACGGCGCCCTGTTCCGCATGCGCTCGCGGCTTGCGCATGCTATTCACCAATTTTTCCAAGACCGCGGTTTCTGCTATATCCATACCCCGATCCTGACCGCCTCGGACTGCGAAGGGGCCGGAGCAATGTTCGGCGTCACCACGCTGGACTTGAGAAACGTTCCGAAGCGAGACGGGCAGGTCGATTTCAGCGAGGATTTCTTCGGAAAAGAAGCGAAGCTGACGGTCTCCGGCCAGCTCTCGGGGGAGATGTTCGCGCTCGGGCTCGGTGAGATCTACACCTTTGGTCCGACCTTCCGCGCCGAGAATTCCAACACCGCCCGTCACATGGCCGAATTTTGGATGATCGAACCGGAAATGGCGTTTTATGATCTCGACGCGGACATGGACCTCGCGGAGGAGTTCATCCGCTATCTCGTCACCGACGCGCTGGATCGCTGCCGCGAGGATCTGCGGCTCTTCGCGCGTTTCGTCGATCCGGCCTTAATGGCGACACTTGAGAATATCGCCGGGAGCGCCTTTGAACGCTTGCCTTACGACGATGCCATCGAGCTTCTGCGGCGCTCGAGCGAATCCTTCGAGTTCGAGCCGGCATGGGGCTCCGATCTGCAAACCGAGCACGAGCGTTACCTCACCGAGCGTCATTTTAAGAAACCGGTCATCGTCTATAACTATCCCAAGGACATTAAGGCGTTCTACATGCGGCTCAACGACGATGGACGTACGGCCGCCGCGATGGATGTCCTGGTGCCGAGGATCGGAGAAATCATCGGCGGCAGCCAGCGCGAAGAGCGCTACGATGTGCTCCGGTCGCGCATCAACGCGATGGGATTCGACGAGGGACACTATTGGTGGTATCTGGACTCGCGCCGCTTCGGCAGCGCACCTCACAGCGGTTTCGGACTCGGCTTCGAGCGGTTCCTGATGCTCGTGACCGGGGTGACCAACATCCGCGACGTGATCCCGTTCCCGCGCACGCCCAAGCACCTCGAGTTTTGACCAGGCTTTTAATTACAGCTCCCTGAGCTACGAGCGCGCGGGGAGGGCGGTGCTCCGCCTTCGGAACGCTTACGCGTCGTAGTAAAGTGCGAACTCATAGGGGTGCGGACGCAGCCGGATGGGATCACATTCCTTGGCGCGCTTGTAGTCGAGCCAGGTCTCGATGACATCGGCGGTAAAGACATCTCCCCGGAATAAAAAGTCGTGGTCTTTCTCTAGCGCGTCGAGCGCGGCTTCGAGCGAAGCGGGACAGCTCGGGACCTTGGCCAGCTCCTCGGGGGGCAAGTCGTAGAGATTCTTGTCGAGCGGATCGCCCGGGTTGATCTTGTTCATGATTCCATCGAGACCCGCCATTAGCATCGCCGCGAAGGCCAGATAGGGGTTGCAGGAGGGATCGGGAAAGCGGACTTCGATGCGCTTGGCCTTGGGGCTCGGGGAATATACCGGGATGCGGATCGACGCCGAGCGGTTGCGCGAGGAATAGGCCAAATTAACGGGAGCCTCGAAGCCGGGCACGAGGCGCTTGTAGGAGTTGGTGGTCGGGGCCACGAAAGCGCAAAGCGCCGGGGCATGCTTCAAGATGCCTCCGATGTACCACAGGCAGAGATCGCTCACCCCGGCATATTTGTCGCCGGCAAAGAGCGGCTGACCCCCTTTCCAGATACTCTGGTGGGTGTGCATGCCCGATCCGTTATCCCCGAACAGCGGTTTCGGCATGAAGGTGACGGTCTTGCCGTGTCGCAAGGCGACGTTTTTGACGATGTACTTGTACATCATCATCTTGTCGGCCATGCGGGTGAGTGAGTCGTAAAGCAGATCGATCTCCGCTTGCCCCGCAGTGGCCACTTCGTGATGGTGCTTTTCGACCACGATCCCGGCCTTCTCCATCTCCAGGATCATCTCGGTGCGAATGTCTTGCTGCGAGTCGGTCGGGGGTACGGGGAAGTAGCCTTCCTTGTGGCGCGGTTTGTGGCCCAGGTTCGGGCCGTTGTCGCTCCCCGAGTCCCACACCCCTTCCGCGGACTCGACGTGGTAATAACCCTCGTGGGCATTTTGGTCGAAGCGAATGCCATCGAAGATGAAGAACTCCGCTTCCGGCCCGAAGTACGCGATATCGCCAATGCCGGAGCTCTTCAGGTAATTTTCGGCCTTGGCCGCGACGTAGCGGGGATCGCGTGAATATTGCTCGCGGGTGACCGGATCGACGATATTGCAGATCAACGAGAGTGTCGGGCATTCGGTAAAGGGGTCGATGACGGCCGTGACCGGGTCCGGCACCACCATCATGTCGCTGGCATGGATCGCTTGCCAGCCACGGATGCTGGATCCGTCAAAACCCAGTCCTTCGTCGAAGATTTCCGGCGCGGCCTGGCTCACTGGTATCGAAAAATGCTGCCAGGTGCCGGGGAAATCCTGGAATTTGAGGTCCAGGATTTCGATGTTCTTGGCCTTGATGAGATCGATGATTTCTTTCGGTGTCATGGATGGTTCTCCTCGTTTTTTGGTTGGGATCGCTCTGCTGAGTGCCCCCGATTATTATTAGGAGGATGCCCCGGGCATCCCCTCGCGCGGAAAAGTATAGCGCGTGCCAACCGCCGCTCGCTATCGGCCGATTATCCGTTATCCTCCCGGACCCGTCGTCTCGAGCTCGCGCAGCCGGTGCCGGAACTCGTCGGTCACCGCGCGTGCCTCGGCCTGGTCGCGAACGGCCCTCGGGGTCAGCAGGACGATAAGCTCCGTGCGCCTGAGGTTATCCTCCGTCCCGCCGAAGAGAGCCCCGAGCACCGGTAGGTCCTTGAGGAACGGGATACCGCTGTTGCCACTGCTTTTGTTCTCGCTGATCAAGCCGCCGAGTACGAGGGTCTCGCCGCTCTGGACGGTCACCGCGCTTTGAATGTTGCGCTGGAAGAACGAACGGTTGCCCGAAGGCT
The Pseudomonadota bacterium DNA segment above includes these coding regions:
- the apbC gene encoding iron-sulfur cluster carrier protein ApbC, producing MTTVTKEHIEAALRRYQDPYLGCDLVSAKAVKDIRIDGDCVRVAVELGYPIKDWSESLKGALKEVLGNVEGVREASVGVTQKIISHSVQKGVSPLPEVKNIIAVASGKGGVGKSTVAVNVALAFQSQGAQAAILDADIYGPSQPRMLGCRGKPETIDGKSFEPLVSYHVQAISIGNLIDEETPMIWRGPMVTSALEQLLTGTKWRNVDYLVVDLPPGTGDIQLTLCQKIPVSGAVIVTTPQDIALLDARKALKMFEKVEVPVLGIVENMSTHVCSQCGHEEPIFGQGGGASMAAQYHVDLLGSLPLEIGIREGVDNGRPTVAMDPGSRAARIFHDLARKIAAKLSLRAKDYSARFPKIVIQNT
- the dcd gene encoding dCTP deaminase gives rise to the protein MSIKSDRWIRRMAAEHGMIEPFEPGQVRANGDGRLISYGTSSYGYDIRCANEFKIFTNINTTIVDPKNFDPQSFVDVAASVCIIPPNSFALARTVEYFRIPRNVLTICLGKSTYARCGIIVNVTPLEPEWEGHVTLEFSNTTPLPAKIYANEGVAQVIFIESDDPCETSYRDRRGKYQGQRGVTLPKT
- the asnS gene encoding asparagine--tRNA ligase, translating into MKRDKIVTLLDGDAPRERVLVKGWVRTRRDSKDFSFFEINDGSCLRNIQVIVDAGIGNYSEAKDLGTGAAIAVEGKLVASPGSGQQWEIQADRITVIGTCPADYPLQKKRHSDEFLRTIAHLRPRTNKYGALFRMRSRLAHAIHQFFQDRGFCYIHTPILTASDCEGAGAMFGVTTLDLRNVPKRDGQVDFSEDFFGKEAKLTVSGQLSGEMFALGLGEIYTFGPTFRAENSNTARHMAEFWMIEPEMAFYDLDADMDLAEEFIRYLVTDALDRCREDLRLFARFVDPALMATLENIAGSAFERLPYDDAIELLRRSSESFEFEPAWGSDLQTEHERYLTERHFKKPVIVYNYPKDIKAFYMRLNDDGRTAAAMDVLVPRIGEIIGGSQREERYDVLRSRINAMGFDEGHYWWYLDSRRFGSAPHSGFGLGFERFLMLVTGVTNIRDVIPFPRTPKHLEF
- the glnA gene encoding type I glutamate--ammonia ligase — its product is MTPKEIIDLIKAKNIEILDLKFQDFPGTWQHFSIPVSQAAPEIFDEGLGFDGSSIRGWQAIHASDMMVVPDPVTAVIDPFTECPTLSLICNIVDPVTREQYSRDPRYVAAKAENYLKSSGIGDIAYFGPEAEFFIFDGIRFDQNAHEGYYHVESAEGVWDSGSDNGPNLGHKPRHKEGYFPVPPTDSQQDIRTEMILEMEKAGIVVEKHHHEVATAGQAEIDLLYDSLTRMADKMMMYKYIVKNVALRHGKTVTFMPKPLFGDNGSGMHTHQSIWKGGQPLFAGDKYAGVSDLCLWYIGGILKHAPALCAFVAPTTNSYKRLVPGFEAPVNLAYSSRNRSASIRIPVYSPSPKAKRIEVRFPDPSCNPYLAFAAMLMAGLDGIMNKINPGDPLDKNLYDLPPEELAKVPSCPASLEAALDALEKDHDFLFRGDVFTADVIETWLDYKRAKECDPIRLRPHPYEFALYYDA